From one Larimichthys crocea isolate SSNF chromosome XVIII, L_crocea_2.0, whole genome shotgun sequence genomic stretch:
- the tlr8a gene encoding toll-like receptor 8 — translation MTVTCWMHLLLLSLWCHYDIQPAACKPMWMMPQFPCDVEAYNTSKILFDCKGRRLRRVPYGITPNATELDLSENFIYNVSFHSSPELLNLTLLNLSWANKKQPVIIDVNAFKNLTKLYELRLQGNCLTRIPENLPRSVRKLGLNNNKIMFLDNSSLAGITNVTHLWLSKNCYIWNPCGKSVEIMDNSFEVMTKLRVLDLSYNNLTKVPKGLPKSLEVLMVGSNRIQDIFEDDFYGLTLLKVLKIQGNCPRCQNAPYPCVPCKNISLAIHPNAFHNLTKLERLDMGGNSLNQMNPSWFERLTNLKQLFLAFNFLLKPITEEAKFLSYLPHLEKLDLSFNFALKDYPKTINLSKEFSKLVSLKTLHLEGLVFQSIGPDTLSPLYELKNLSVLNLGTNFIIQSNSTVMSKFSKMKMIYLAENRLYPIPVKNPPHPSEGYNQRSDLSISPLVKPSSKDFRFKVSHSFVKAECFNAGRVLILSSNNLFFISLKQFDGYGDIACLNLSGNGFSSALNGTEFSLLPNLTYLDLSCNKIDLAYDHAFTELKKLEVLDLSHNSHYFEAFGVTNNLNFTKNLPVLRVLNMSHNSISRLTTKQMYSKSLNELRFSNNKLGILWKERDGSYKMLFTNLTNLTILDISYNGITKIPDNIYEYLPRNLTKLYINHNSLTDFEWNYLKFFHQLQTLDLSYNKLRHVRGINSNFTHTNLTFLDLSHNNIFHLDNGLFKHLENLKALSLSYNKLTIINQSTFQLGPENQIKTLYLQRNPFQCTCDSLDFILWIEDSDIKIPRLTTEVICVTPENQRGQALIGFDINQCVNDSEALLIYILTHACIGIFMFVTTVAHLFYWDASYVLHYMKAKMKGYSPLSSPDSAYDVFVTYDTTDPHVSEWVMRNLRVKLEEEGEKHLPLCLEERDWPPGVPLVDNLTQSIRYSHKTLFVLTEGYVKTGVFKLAMYLAHQRLLDENVDVIVLLMLEPVLQHSHFLRLRRRLCGKSVVEWPRTAAAEPWFWQNLRNVVRVDNQAMYNKAYSKYFTSK, via the exons ATG ACCGTCACATGTTGGATGCACTTGCTGCTGTTGTCACTGTGGTGCCATTATGACATCCAGCCTGCTGCTTGTAAACCTATGTGGATGATGCCGCAGTTCCCTTGTGACGTCGAGGCCTACAACACCTCTAAGATCCTATTTGACTGCAAAGGTCGTCGCCTGCGTAGAGTACCCTACGGGATAACTCCTAACGCAACTGAGCTCGACTTGTCAGAAAATTTCATTTACAATGTTTCGTTTCATTCATCTCCTGAACTGCTCAATCTGACACTGCTCAATCTCAGCTGGGCAAACAAGAAGCAACCAGTGATCATTGATGTGAACGCATTCAAAAATCTGACAAAACTGTATGAACTGAGACTACAAGGCAATTGTCTGACCAGAATCCCTGAGAATCTCCCTCGCAGTGTGAGAAAGCTTGGTCTGAATAATAACAAAATTATGTTCTTGGATAACAGCAGCCTAGCTGGTATAACAAACGTGACACACTTATGGTTATCCAAAAACTGCTACATCTGGAATCCTTGTGGGAAGTCTGTTGAGATTATGGACAACAGTTTTGAGGTTATGACCAAACTGCGAGTTCTGGACTTGTCCTATAATAACTTAACTAAAGTTCCCAAAGGATTACCCAAGTCATTAGAGGTGTTAATGGTGGGTTCTAACAGAATACAGGACATATTTGAAGATGATTTTTACGGGCTAACACTTTTAAAAGTCCTAAAAATACAAGGGAACTGTCCAAGATGTCAAAATGCTCCGTATCCCTGTGTTCCttgtaaaaacatttctcttgCCATCCATCCTAATGCGTTTCACAATTTGACAAAGCTTGAGAGACTGGACATGGGAGGAAACTCACTGAACCAAATGAATCCTTCCTGGTTTGAGAGGCTGACCAATCTAAAACAATTGTTCCTGGCATTTAACTTCTTGCTAAAACCAATAACTGAGGAGGCAAAATTTCTAAGTTACCTTCCCCACCTTGAAAAACTCGATCTCTCATTTAACTTTGCCCTGAAGGACTATCCCAAGACGATAAATCTCTCAAAAGAGTTTTCAAAACTTGTGTCACTTAAAACTTTGCATTTAGAGGGTTTGGTCTTCCAGAGTATCGGACCAGACACGCTCAGTCCTCTGTATGAGCTCAAAAATCTGTCTGTGCTGAACTTAGGCACTAACTTCATTATTCAGTCCAATTCCACCGTAATGAGTAAATTctccaaaatgaaaatgatataCCTCGCGGAAAACAGGCTGTATCCCATACCAGTGAAGAATCCCCCACATCCAAGTGAGGGATACAATCAGAGGTCAGACCTTTCTATTTCACCGCTCGTGAAACCCAGTTCAAAAGATTTCCGTTTTAAGGTGTCACACAGCTTTGTCAAGGCAGAATGCTTCAACGCCGGACGAGTGCTAATCCTCAGCTCAAATAATCTCTTCTTCATTTCTCTGAAGCAATTTGACGGCTATGGCGATATTGCATGTCTTAACCTCTCAGGAAATGGATTTAGCTCAGCACTTAACGGAACAGAGTTCTCCTTGCTGCCTAATCTGACATACCTGGACCTGTCATGCAATAAGATCGATTTGGCCTATGACCACGCCTTCACAGAACTAAAGAAACTAGAAGTACTAGACCTCAGTCACAATTCTCACTACTTTGAAGCGTTTGGGGTAACCaataatttaaattttacaAAAAATCTGCCCGTCCTGAGAGTGCTGAATATGAGTCATAACTCCATTTCCAGATTAACGACAAAACAGATGTACAGCAAATCATTAAACGAGCTTCGGTTTTCGAATAATAAGCTCGGGATTCTttggaaagaaagagatggCTCATATAAGATGCTTTTTACCAATCTTACTAATTTGACCATTTTAGATATATCCTACAACGGCATCACAAAGATCCCGGAcaacatttatgaatatttgcCACGCAATCTTACCAAACTATACATAAATCACAACTCCCTTACTGACTTTGAATGGAACTATCTGAAGTTTTTCCATCAACTTCAAACTTTAGACCTGAGCTACAATAAGTTACGTCATGTGAGAGGTATAAACTCAAACTTCACCCACACTAATCTGACGTTCCTTGACCTGAGTCATAATAATATTTTCCACTTGGACAATGGACTTTTTAAGCATTTAGAAAACCTTAAGGCTCTTAGCCTTAGCTACAACAAACTGACCATCATCAATCAATCCACCTTCCAATTGGGACCAGAGAATCAGATCAAGACTTTGTACTTGCAGAGAAACCCGTTCCAGTGTACCTGCGATTCACTAGATTTCATTTTGTGGATTGAAGACAGTGATATAAAGATCCCTCGACTGACCACTGAAGTGATATGTGTCACACCAGAAAACCAGAGGGGTCAAGCTCTGATAGGTTTTGACATTAACCAGTGTGTAAATGACAGCGAGGCGTTGTTGATCTACATTCTCACGCATGCCTGCAttggtatttttatgtttgtgacaACTGTTGCTCACTTGTTTTACTGGGACGCCTCCTATGTCCTGCACTATATGAAAGCTAAGATGAAGGGATACAGCCCCTTGAGCTCGCCAGACAGTGCTTATGATGTCTTTGTGACTTACGACACCACAGACCCGCATGTTTCTGAGTGGGTGATGAGGAATCTGCGAGTGAAActagaagaggaaggagagaagcatcttcctctgtgtctggaAGAGAGGGATTGGCCTCCTGGAGTCCCGTTGGTGGATAACCTCACTCAGAGCATCCGATACAGCCACAAGACGCTGTTTGTCTTAACGGAGGGCTACGTCAAGACCGGGGTTTTCAAGCTGGCGATGTATCTGGCCCACCAAAGACTGCTGGATGAAAACGTGGATGTGATCGTGCTGCTGATGTTGGAGCCCGTGCTGCAGCACTCTCACTTCCTGCGCCTGAGGAGGAGGCTGTGCGGGAAAAGTGTCGTGGAGTGGCCGAGAACGGCGGCCGCAGAGCCCTGGTTTTGGCAAAACCTGAGGAATGTGGTCAGAGTGGACAATCAGGCCATGTACAACAAGGCTTATTCAAAGTACTTCACAAGCAAGTGA
- the tlr7 gene encoding toll-like receptor 7 — protein sequence MFFHSMCVPLLGLWCFLSISTSSISYPKTLPCDVSEESNGTELKVNCTERNLKDVPNGIPRDTTNLTLTINHIPQLNSTSFRDLVNLTEIDMRCNCVPVKIGPKDRICSKSVTIEEHAFAGLKNLRALYLDGNQLDSIPKGLPSNLILLSLEVNNIFHISKANLSGIRNVEMLYLSQNCYYRNPCNCSYYIEEGAFLQLEKLTLLCLKSNNLSYIPHQLPTSLKELYLYNNNIEEVTDEDFKNLTNLEILDISGNCPRCYNAPYPCNPCPNNSPLKISKTAFKMLKKLKTLRMHSNSLISVPSDWFANMQELRVLDLSSNFLAREMGVTAFPRFLGKLEELDLSFNYELQKYPKTLRLNCSFTSLKSLKILRLKGYVFQQLKPESIAPLKALPGLQVLDLGTNFIKMTNLSILMELKSFQIISLSDNKISSPSDGQDAVGFSGGEPFEWSPMSAAAPYQNKEVREIHYFRYDEYARSCKYKSKELGVITSFVKRECSQFGKTLDVSRNNIFFLHPSFLNLGELRCLNLSGNAMSQSLNGSEFTHLTNLQYLDFSSNRLDLLYSTAFQELSNLVILDISKNNYYFESEGLTHMLNFTQNLKKLKILMMNHNKISTSTNTELESESLERLEFRDNRLDVMWRDGTSRYFNYFKKLFNLTVLDISENNLDNIPKPVFSGLPDKLSELYIKKNRLHSFYWGELQFIQSLRVLDLSGNSLTTVPRMLSNCTKSLEKLVLHHNQILKLTPDFLKDAYNLRYLDLSYNRLKNIDKSSFPDDVVGQMHMLLLHNNRFVCSCNTTWFVMWLNSTTVPIPRLATDVTCASPGAQRGKAVVLVDLQACQHSYLSIILYTLMTSLILSFLALSISSHLFLWDVWYIYHFCRAKLKGYGRLYSQSSVYDAFVMYDKEDPAVTEWVMKEMCFHLEERGDRPLTLCLEERDWIPGCPLIDNLSQSIHKSKRTMFILTNRYIQSGNFKTAFYMAHQRLMDEKNDVIVLIFLEKVPCNSRYLRLRKRLYKRSVLEWPTNPQAQPYFWFSLRSVLATESHKQYSNLFKETL from the exons ATGTTCTTCCACTCG ATGTGCGTGCCGCTGCTGGGCCTGTGGTGCTTTCTCTCCATATCAACATCTAGCATCTCATACCCAAAAACTCTGCCGTGTGATGTCAGCGAGGAAAGCAACGGGACTGAGCTGAAAGTGAACTGCACTGAGAGAAACCTCAAAGACGTCCCCAACGGCATCCCCAGAGACACTACCAATCTGACGCTCACCATCAACCATATCCCTCAATTAAACTCCACCTCCTTCCGAGATCTGGTGAACCTGACTGAGATTGACATGAGGTGCAACTGTGTGCCCGTCAAAATCGGGCCCAAGGACCGCATATGCTCCAAGAGCGTGACAATAGAGGAGCATGCCTTTGCCGGTTTGAAGAATCTGCGAGCGCTGTATCTAGACGGCAATCAGCTCGACAGTATACCCAAAGGCCTGCCTTCAAACCTGATCCTGCTGAGCTTGGAAGTGaataacatttttcatatttctaaaGCAAACCTCTCCGGGATCAGAAATGTTGAGATGCTTTACCTCAGTCAAAACTGCTACTATCGTAACCCATGCAATTGTTCCTACTATATAGAGGAAGGTGCGTTTTTGCAGCTTGAAAAATTAACATTGTTATGCCTTAAGTCAAATAACTTATCCTATATTCCACATCAACTACCCACAAGCCTCAAGGAGTTGTAtctctacaacaacaacattgaaGAAGTCACAGATGAGGATTTCAAAAACCTAACAAACCTTGAGATTCTGGATATTAGCGGAAACTGTCCCCGATGTTACAATGCTCCTTACCCATGCAACCCGTGCCCGAACAATTCGCCGCTTAAAATCAGCAAGACGGCTTTTAAAATGCTCAAGAAACTGAAGACGCTCCGCATGCACAGCAACTCTCTGATTTCCGTACCATCTGACTGGTTTGCGAACATGCAGGAGCTCAGGGTGCTTGATCTCTCGTCAAACTTTTTGGCAAGAGAGATGGGAGTCACTGCCTTCCCACGTTTCCTTGGCAAACTCGAAGAACTGGACCTGTCATTTAACTATGAGCTGCAGAAGTATCCTAAAACATTGAGACTGAACTGCAGTTTCACTTCCCTCAAATCCCTTAAAATTCTCAGACTAAAGGGCTATGTGTTTCAGCAGCTAAAGCCTGAGAGCATTGCTCCTTTAAAGGCTCTCCCAGGCTTGCAGGTTTTAGATCTGGGTACAAACttcattaaaatgacaaaccTTAGTATTCTGATGGAATTAAAAAGCTTTCAAATAATCAGCCTCTCTGATAATAAGATATCTTCCCCCTCTGACGGCCAAGACGCCGTCGGTTTCTCTGGAGGAGAGCCGTTTGAGTGGTCACCCATGTCAGCTGCTGCTCCGTATCAAAATAAGGAAGTGAGAGAGATTCATTACTTTAGATATGATGAATATGCACGCAGCTGCAAATACAAGAGTAAAGAACTCGGCGTCATTACATCCTTTGTCAAAAGGGAGTGCAGTCAGTTTGGCAAAACCCTGGATGTGAGCAGAAACAACATATTCTTCTTGCATCCCAGTTTTTTAAATCTCGGGGAGCTGAGATGTCTCAATTTGTCTGGAAATGCAATGAGCCAAAGTCTGAATGGATCTGAATTTACCCATCTGACTAATTTACAATATCTGGACTTCTCCTCAAATCGCCTGGACCTGCTGTACTCCACTGCGTTTCAAGAGCTGAGCAATCTGGTCATTTTGGATATAAGTAAAAACAACTATTATTTTGAGTCGGAGGGATTGACTCACATGCTTAATTTCACTCAAAATTTGAAAAAGCTCAAGATACTGATGATGAACCACAACAAGATCTCTACTTCCACTAACACAGAGCTGGAGAGTGAATCTCTAGAGAGGTTAGAGTTCAGAGATAACCGGTTAGATGTGATGTGGAGAGATGGGACCAGCAGATATTTCAATTATTTCAAGAAATTATTTAATCTGACCGTCCTCGACATCTCGGAGAACAACCTCGATAATATTCCAAAGCCTGTGTTCAGCGGTCTGCCAGACAAACTGTCTGAGCTCTACATCAAAAAGAACAGACTACATTCATTTTACTGGGGGGAATTACAGTTTATACAGTCTTTGCGAGTCTTAGATCTGAGCGGGAACAGCTTAACTACTGTTCCACGCATGCTGTCAAACTGTACCAAATCTCTGGAAAAACTCGTTTTGCATCATAACCAAATCCTAAAACTCACACCAGATTTTCTCAAGGATGCCTACAACTTAAGGTATTTGGATCTTAGTTATAACCGCCTAAAGAACATTGACAAATCGAGCTTTCCAGATGATGTTGTTGGTCAGATGCATATGCTGCTTCTGCACAACAACAGATTTGTGTGCAGTTGCAATACCACTTGGTTTGTAATGTGGCTCAACAGTACAACGGTGCCCATCCCCAGACTGGCTACAGATGTCACCTGTGCCTCTCCAGGAGCACAGAGGGGTAAAGCTGTGGTCTTAGTGGACCTGCAGGCCTGCCAGCACAGCTACCTGTCGATCATCCTCTACACCCTCATGACTTCTCTGATCCTCAGCTTCCTCGCTCTGTCCATCTCCAGCCACCTCTTCCTGTGGGACGTCTGGTACATCTACCACTTCTGCAGGGCCAAGCTTAAAGGATATGGACGCCTGTACTCCCAAAGCTCCGTCTATGATGCCTTTGTCATGTATGACAAGGAGGATCCTGCAGTGACCGAGTGGGTGATGAAGGAAATGTGCTTTCATCTGGAGGAACGCGGAGACCGTCCTCTGACGCTGTGTCTGGAAGAACGCGACTGGATCCCTGGATGTCCTCTAATCGACAACCTCTCCCAGAGCATCCACAAGAGCAAGAGGACCATGTTCATTCTCACCAACAGATATATTCAAAGTGGCAACTTCAAGACAGCTTTCTACATGGCTCACCAGAGGCtgatggatgaaaaaaatgaCGTCATCGTACTGATCTTCCTGGAAAAAGTACCTTGCAATTCAAGGTACTTGAGATTGAGAAAGAGACTGTATAAGAGGTCCGTGCTGGAGTGGCCAACAAATCCTCAAGCCCAGCCGTACTTCTGGTTCAGCCTGAGGAGTGTATTAGCAACAGAAAGCCACAAACAATACAGCAACCTCTTCAAAGAGACACTGTAA